The stretch of DNA CGAGCATGCGGATGCCGAGCATCCGCTCCGCCCAGGGGACCCGGCCGGAGAGGCGGGCGGCGAGCCCTTCCAGGAGGGGGGCCGCGGTGGTCAGCATCCGCCGCCAGACCTCGTCCTCCTCGCCCGCCTCGGCGAGCTTCTCCGCGGCGAAGGCGCGCACCGTCTCGGTCATCCGGTAGGTGACCGCGCCGTCGGCGTGGGTGTCCGCGGTGACCAGAGACTTGTCCACCAGGGCGGCGTGCACCCGGTCGGCGTGCTCGGCGGGGACCTCGCGGTAGCCGCACACCGGCGCCACCTTGTCGGCGGTCCACACGCAGAACACCGCCAGGCGGCGGAAGAGCACCCGCTCGGCCGGGCTGAGCAGGCCGTGGCTCCACTCCAGGGCGGCGCGCATGGTGCGCTGCCGGGGCGGCAGGCCGTCCGCGCCGGTGGCGAGCAGCCGGAACCGGTCGTCCAGCCGCTCCAGCACCTGCTCGGCGGAGAGCACCCGGACCCGGGCCGCCGCCAGTTCCAGGGCGAGCGGGACGCCCTCCAGCATCCGGCAGATGCGCAGCACCGCCTCGGTGTTGCCGGGGGTCAGCCGGAAGCCGGGCCGGGCCGCGGTGGCGCGGTCGACGAAGAGCCGGACCGCCTCGTAGCGCAGCGCCTCCTCGGGGGAGCAGGCCGGTTCGGGGCGGGCCTCACCGGACGGGGAGGGCGCGGCGGGCGGCGGCAGGGCGAGCGGGGGGACCCGCCAGACGAGCTCGCGCTCGACCCGGAGCGGCTCCCGCCCGGTGGCCAGGATGTGCAGCCGGGGGCAGGAGGCGAGCAGCTCCTCGCACAGCTTGCCCAGGGCGGGGGTGAGGTGCTCGCAGGTGTCCAGCAGGAGCAGTACGGAACGGGAGCGCAGCGCCATCGCGACCGACTCCGCGGCGGAGACCTCCGCGCTCTCCGGGACGCCGAGCGCGTGTCCGATCGCGGCGGCCGCCTGCTCCGGGACGGAGACCCGGCTCAGGTCGACGAAGCGGACGCCGTGCTCGAAGGCGGGCAGCGCGGCCTCGGCGACGCGGACCGCGAGCAGGGTCTTGCCGATGCCGCCCGCCCCGACGAGGGACACCGAGCGCGTGTTCCGGACGATCCGGAGGAGGTCGGCGACGTCCCGTTCGCGGCCGACGGGGGCGGCGGACAAGGGCAGATTATGGTGGGGGTCTGACATGGCCTCGTTCACACTGGGGCGACCGCGACAAGGGGACGCCGCGGGCCGCGGCGGCGGCCTGTGCCGTCCTTCGCGCCAAGTCTTCCACGGGGTGCGGGCGGTGTTCGCGGATTGGCCGGTTCCGGCAGGCGCGGACGGGACGTCGCTGGTGGGAGGCGGAGAACGGCTACCCGGGCGACGCGATCTGCTACCGCGGGTAACGGGTGTCGCGGGGAGGCCCGGACGGCCCCGGGCCGGTGGCGGCGGACGGTCGCCGGAGACCGCCGGGCCACGGGCGGTCCGGCCCGTCGCCAGCAGACCGGCACCCGGCCGGGAGCGGCCGGCACGTCGGCGGGGAAGCGGCGGCGGGCCCGGTCGGGCACCCCGGGCGGTCCGTCCGCGTGCCCGGGGTCCCCGGGCCGCTGCCTTCGACGCCGCGGCCCCGGCGGAGCACTCCGCCGGGGCCGCGATGCCGGGGCCACCGCGGTCGGGCTCCTCCGCCCGGCCGCGGGCACCGCTGTGCTCAGCCGGCGGCCGGCCGCTCCCAGGTGCCCGGGTCGGCCGCGTACTGCTCGCCGGTGCCCATGTCCTTGACCTCGTGCGGCTTGCCGTCGCCGAACGGCGGGAACCAGACGAAGGGGATGCCCTTCTTCGACGCGTACTGCACCTGCTTGCCCACCTTGGAGGCCTGGTGGAAGACCTCGGTGTTGAACCCGCGCCCGCGGAGCAGCGCGCCGGTGCGCAGGGCCTCGCCGCGGCGCTCGTCGGAGGGGACGACCACCAGCACGTCGGTCGGGCAGGTCCGCCCGCCGGACAGCCGCCCCTCGGCGACGAGCTTGGCGAAGATGCGGGTCAGCCCGATGGAGATGCCCACCCCGGGCAGCCGCCGCCGGATGAACTGGCCGGCCAGGTCGTCGTAGCGGCCGCCGGCGACGATGCTGCCGTAGCCGGGGTCGTCGTCGAAGGCGGCCTCGTACACGGTGCCGGTGTAGTAGTCCAGCCCGCGCGCGATGGACAGGTCGGCCCGCACGCCGCCCTCGATGTCGGCCAGCGAGTCCAGCACGAAGCCGAGCTCCTCCAGGCCCTCGGAGAGCAGCTCGGAGCGGATGCCGAGCTTGCCGACGGCGTCGACCACCGAGCGGTCGGCGCCGCTGATCCGGGCCAGCTCCAGGCAGGTGTCGGCCTGCGCGGAGGTGAGGCCGGCCTCCTCGGTGAGGATGAGGCGGACGCCGTCGTCGCCGATCTTGTGCAGCTTGTCCACGGCTCGGATGACCGCCATCGGGTCGGCGGCGCCGATCCCCTCGTAGCAGCCCTGCAGCACCTTGCGGTTGTTGATGTTGATCGTCCAGGCCGGCAGGTCCAGCCCGGAGAGCACCTCGTGCGCGATGCGCGGCAGCTCGGCGTCGAAGTGCAGCGGCACGCTGTCGACGTTGATCACGTCGATGTCGCACTGGGTGAACTCGCGGTAGCGGCCCTCCTGCGGGCGCTCGCCGCGCCAGACCCGCTGCATCTGGTACCGCTTGAACGGGAAGACCAGGTCGTTGAAGTGCTGGGCGACGTAGCGGGCGAACGGGACCGTCAGGTCGAAGTGCAGGCCCAGGCGGGCCTCGGAGTCGTCACCGTCGTCGTGCACCCGGTGCAGCGTGTAGACCTCCTTGGAGGTCTCGCCCTTGGCCATCAGGACGTCCAGGTTCTCCACCGAGGGCGTCTCGACCGAGGCGAACCCGTAGCGCTCGAAACCCGCCCGGATATGGTCCAGCCAGCGCTGCTCCACGGACCGGGTCTCCGGCAGCCACTCGGGGAAGCCGCTGATGGGGGTCGGGCGGATGACGCGCTGATCGGACATCGGTTCGGTTGGCTCCTTCGGCCGGTACAGGACTGCGACCAATGGTAGGCCCTGCGCCGAGGTGCGGCCGAACCGGCGGAGCCGGGCGCGCGGCCGCGGAACGGCACGTCACCGCCGGTGCGGGAGCACGGCCTTCGGGAGGCGGCGGAGAGGGGCCCGGCCCTTGCGCTTCGGAGGCCGGCGGAGGCGGCGGGCGGTGCGGTGCGCGCGGCCGGCGCCGGGAGCGCCGCTTCCGCGGGCCGGCCCGCGGAAGCGGGCCGAGACGCCGCCACCGGCCCACATGGACGGAGAGTGGGCCGGTGGGGCCACCGGGCATCAGAGGGCGGCGGGCGGAGCACTCCGCCCCGTCGTCGCCCCGTGCGACGGTGAGGACCGTCCTCGCGGGTGTCCGCGCGATACCGCTGTGCCAGGAATGCGATCGCGGGCGCCGCGCCGAAGGCCTCACTACCACGGTAGACCCCCGGGGGCCGTCCCGGACAGCATTCCCGGCGGCCGAAATGGGCCGCTCACAATGTCGTAAAGTCCGCGCGCCGGAGGGGGCCGCGGGGGCGGAGCCGCCGGTGTCCGCGCACATCCGAGCCGGACTCGCGTAAACATCCGGCATTCTAGGTGATCGTCATATTTCGGACATGGATCGCGGAGGGCGCTGATGAAGCCGATCTGGAAGCTCTACGGCGACGGCGGCGCCCCGCCGCCGGGGGAGGTCGTCGCGCCGGGCGAGCGGCTCTCCTGGGGGCGCACCGCCGGGCTGGGCGCCCAGCACGTGGTGGCGATGTTCGGGGCGACCTTCGTCTTCCCGCTGATGATGGGGCTCGACCCCAACCTGGCCATCATGATGTCGGGGCTGGCCACCATCCTGTTCCTGCTCATGGTCGGCAACCGGATCCCCAGCTACCTCGGGTCCAGCGCGTCCTTCGTCGGCGCCGCGGCGCTCATCTCGCCCGGCGGCGCGAACCCGGCGCTGATCACCGGGGCGGTCTGCGTCGCCGGGATCGTGCTGGCGCTGTCCGGCTGGGTGATCCACCTGCTCGGCCCCAAGGCGGTGCTGGCGGCCTTCCCGCCGGCGGTCACCGGCGCGGTGGTCATGCTCATCGGCTTCAACCTGGCCCCGGTCGTCGCGGACAGCTACTGGCCCTTCGACCAGTGGATCGGCCTGGCCACCATGGCCTTCGTGATCCTGGCGACGGTGCTGCTGCGCGGCTTCGCCGGGCGCATCGCGATCCTGCTCGGCCTGGTGTTCGGCTTCGCGCTGTCCTGGCTGACCGACGCCCTGGCCGGCCCGGCGGTCCAGCCGGACGGCACCGCCGCGCCGCGCGTCGACCTGTCCGCGGTGGGCGAGGCGGCCTGGTTCGGCCTGCCCGAGCTGCACGCCCCGCAGTTCCAGCTCTCCGCCGTACTGGTCGCGCTGCCCGCGGTGATCGCGCTGATCGCGGAGAACGCCGGGCACGTCAAGGCGGTCCAGGAGATGACCGGCGACGACCTCGACCCCTACATGGGCCGGGCGATCGCCGCGGACGGCATCGCCACCGCGCTGTCCAGCGCGGTCGGCGGCGCCCCCACCACCACCTACGCGGAGAACATCGGGGTGATGGCGGCGACCCGGGTCTACTCCACCGCCGCCTACTACGCCGCCGCGCTGGCCGCGATCCTGTTCGGCCTCTGCCCGAAGTTCGGCGCCCTGGTGGCGGCCACCCCCGAGGGCGTGCTCGGCGGCATCACCGTGGTGCTCTACGGGATGATCGGCCTGCTCGGCGCGAAGATCTGGGTGGAGAACCGGGTCGACTTCGGCAACCCGGTGGTGCTGGTCCCGCTCGCCGCCGGGCTCATCGCCGGCATCGGCGGGGTGCGGCTGCAGTTCACCGAGGCGTTCGCGCTGGAGGGGATCGCCCTGGGCACCTTCATCACGCTGGCCGGCTACCACCTGCTGTACCGGCTGGCCCCGGAGTCGATGCGGCCCCGCCCGGTCGGCCCGGCGGCCGAGCCGGCGGAGGGCGCCGGCACGGTGCTGGGCACCGGCTCCGACGCGGTGCGCGCCGAGGACGCCCCGGAGCAGGGCGCCCCGGGCGATCCGGGACCGGAGCCCGGAGAGGGGGCCGGTCCCGGCCGGGGCTAGCGGGGGACCCCTTCCGCGATGGTCCCGGCGTCGCCAGGGCGCTCCGATACCTCCGCGACGCCGGGACCATCGCCTTGGAGGAGGGCCGTTCGCCCCGGTCCGGCCAGGCGTTTCCGGCCAACTCGCTCATCCGGTCACACAGCGCGACCCGACGGTGCTAGGTTCACTGGAAGGTCTTCTGCGCGCAGCCGTGGGGACCGTATCCCTTTTGTGGCGGGCTATCCAGGTTCGTCGTGGTGCCGCCGCAACCCGGAGTCGTGAGGACCTGAGGACGCAGTGAACGAGTCACCGAAGCTCTCTACGAAGATCATCGTCGCCGGCGGGTTCGGTGTCGGCAAGACGACGTTCGTGGGCGCCATCTCGGAGATCCCGCCGGTGCGTACCGAGGCCGCGGTCTCCGCGGCGAGCGCCGGGATCGACGACCTGTCGCAGACCCCGGACAAGACCAGCACCACCGTCGCGATGGACTTCGGCCGCGTCTCGCTCGACACCGACCTGGTGCTCTACCTCTTCGGCACCCCCGGCCAGCAGCGCTTCTGGTTCATGTGGGACGACCTGGTCCGCGGCGCCCTGGGCGCGGTGATCCTGGTCGACGTCCGCCGCCTGGAGGACTCCTTCCAGGCCATCGACTACTTCGAGAAGCAGTACCGGCTGCCGTTCCTCATCGCCGTCAACGACTTCGACCAGGAGGGCGGCTCCGGCTACACCGACCAGGAGCTGCGCGACGCCCTCGACCTGGAGGACGGCGTGCCCATCGTGCACTGCGACGCCCGCCGGCGGCAGTCCGTGCTGGACACCCTGGTGGTGCTGGTCAAGCGGGCGATGGCGGTGGAGGCGCGGCAGCGCGGCCAGCTCGTCACCTGAGCCCGGCGGCCCCGCCCGGACCCGCGGGGCCCCGGCCGCCGTCCGGGGCACCGCTCCGGCGCGGCGGCCGCGGCACGGGAGAGCCGCGCCCACCGCACGCCGGAACGGGCCGCGGGCGCGCCCCGGGCCGCCGCGCGCTACTCGCGCACCCCGGTGGGCGAGACCGAGCGGCGCAGCACCGCGCGGGCCGGCAGCACCGCCGAGGGCAGCGCGATCACCGCGCACACCGCGGTCAGGCCGAGCAGCGGCCCCCAGGGGAGGGCCGGCGGGACCCCGGCCACCTCGGCGGAGAGCGCCCGGTGCAGCAGGGTGAGCACCCCGATCACCACCCCCCAGCCGAGCAGCGCGCCCAGGGCGACCACGGCCGCCGCCTCGGCGGCCACCACCCGCAGGACCTGCCCGGGGGAGGCGCCCGCCAGGCGCAGCGCACCCAGGTCGCGGGCCCGGTCCCCGGCGGACATGACCAGCGTGTTGGCGATGGCCAGGCAGGAGCAGAACAGGCCCATGCCCAGCACCAGAGCGCCCAGCACCGCCACCATCCGGTCGTTCTCCTGCCGCCCGGGCTCCACCTCGCCGGCCGCGTCCACCCGGGCGTCGGCGTCCCCGACCGCCTCCTCCAGCGCCCCGCGCAGCTCCTCGGGACCGGTCCCGGCCCCCGCCGAGGCGTAGAGGAAGGTCGCCCCGGGGCCCTCCGGACCGGCCGCCGCGGCGGCCTCGGCGACCTCGGAACCGGGCGGCACCGCCGCGTAGCTCATCGCGTTCCACGGCCCCTCGGCCAGCACGCCCTGTACCCGCAGCCCGGTCCCGGCGCCGCCGGGCAGCCGCACCTCGACCGAGTCCCCGACCTCCAGCCCGGACTCGGCGGCGACCAGGGCGTCCAGCACCAGGCCGCCCTCGCGCAGCTCCGACAGCGAACCCTGCACCGCGGGCGGATCGATGGCCCGGGCCAGGTCGCCCGGGTCGGCGAAGGCCACCGGGGCCGCGATCGCGCCCAGATCGGCATCGGCCACGTCCAGCACCGCGAGCTCGGCCCCGGGCACCGAGCGCAGCCGGTCCAGCACATCCTCGGAGAGCCCGCCGGTGCCGGTCGCCGTCACCACCATGTCGGCCGAGGTCCACTCCGCGGTGGCGCGGGCCATGGCCGCCGAGGTGAGCGAGACCGACCCGGCGAGCAACCCGGACAGGCCCACGGTGAGCAGCACCGGGGCGCACAGCGACGCGGTGCGCCGCACCGCGGTCCGCATGTTCTCCCGCACCAGCATCGCCCCGGCGCCCGGCAGGAACGAGGCCGGCCAGCTCAGCGCGGCGGCCGCCGGCGGCACCAGCACCGGGGCGAGGAACGCCGCGGCCACGACGGCGACCATGCCCATCCCCATGGTGAGCACGAAGACGACGTCACCGGTCGCGTTCACCAGCGCGTAGCCGATGAACGCGGCCAGGCCGGCGCAGCCCAGGCCGAGCACCCAGCGGCCGAAGGTCATCGCACCGGTGTCCACCGACGCCTCGCGGAGCGCCTCGATCGGCCGGATCCGTCGGATCCGGCGCGCCGGCCCCCACACCCCGGCCAGCGCCACGGCGGTGCCGACGCACACCGCGACGGCCAGCGGGGCCGCCTCGTAGCGCACCTCCGGCACGCCGGGCGTGATGCCGGCTGCGTACATCAGGCGCAGCAGTCCCTCGGCGAGCGGGAGGCCCAGCAGGCACCCGGCCGCCCCGGCCGCCGCGGCGATCAGCAGGGCCTCGCCGTACAGCACCGCCCGCACCCGGACCGGCCCGGCGCCGAGCGAGCGCAGCAGCGCGAACTCCCGGCGCCGCTGGGCCACCGAGTAGGCGAACGTGGAGGCGATCACGAACACCGAGACGAACGTGGTCACCACCATCGTCATGCCGAGCAGGTTGAGCGCGCCCTCGAAGTCGCGGCCGTCCCGGCCGGCGGCCAGCAGGGTCATTCCCACGGCGGAGATCTGGGCGACGCCCAGGGCGATGATCAGCAGCGAACCGGCGAACGACGGCCACCGGTCGCGCAGCGTGCGCAGCGAGATCCAGATCACCGGGCGCCTCCGGCCGGCGCGGCCGCGGCGGTGTCCTGCTCCAGCCCGGCGAGCCGGGCGGCGACCCCCTCGGCCGAGGGCGCGTCCATCGCGTCCGCGATCCGCCCGTCGGCCAGGAACAGCACCCGGTCGGCGTAGGCGGCGGCCACCGGGTCGTGGGTGACCATGACGACGGTGCGCGGCCGCGCACCGCCCGCCCCGGCGAAGCCGCGCAGCAGCCGGAGCACGGTGCGCGAGGAGGAGCTGTCCAGCGCGCCGGTGGGCTCGTCGGCGAAGAGCACCTCGGGGCCGGTGATCAGCGCCCGCGCGATCGCCACCCGCTGCTGCTGGCCCCCGGAGAGCTGGGCCGGGCGGTGCCGCTCGCGCCCCTGCAGGCCCACGTCGGCCAGGGCGGCGCGCACCGCGGCGCGCCCCGGCCGGCGGC from Nocardiopsis composta encodes:
- the hisS gene encoding histidine--tRNA ligase is translated as MSDQRVIRPTPISGFPEWLPETRSVEQRWLDHIRAGFERYGFASVETPSVENLDVLMAKGETSKEVYTLHRVHDDGDDSEARLGLHFDLTVPFARYVAQHFNDLVFPFKRYQMQRVWRGERPQEGRYREFTQCDIDVINVDSVPLHFDAELPRIAHEVLSGLDLPAWTININNRKVLQGCYEGIGAADPMAVIRAVDKLHKIGDDGVRLILTEEAGLTSAQADTCLELARISGADRSVVDAVGKLGIRSELLSEGLEELGFVLDSLADIEGGVRADLSIARGLDYYTGTVYEAAFDDDPGYGSIVAGGRYDDLAGQFIRRRLPGVGISIGLTRIFAKLVAEGRLSGGRTCPTDVLVVVPSDERRGEALRTGALLRGRGFNTEVFHQASKVGKQVQYASKKGIPFVWFPPFGDGKPHEVKDMGTGEQYAADPGTWERPAAG
- a CDS encoding uracil-xanthine permease family protein; translation: MKPIWKLYGDGGAPPPGEVVAPGERLSWGRTAGLGAQHVVAMFGATFVFPLMMGLDPNLAIMMSGLATILFLLMVGNRIPSYLGSSASFVGAAALISPGGANPALITGAVCVAGIVLALSGWVIHLLGPKAVLAAFPPAVTGAVVMLIGFNLAPVVADSYWPFDQWIGLATMAFVILATVLLRGFAGRIAILLGLVFGFALSWLTDALAGPAVQPDGTAAPRVDLSAVGEAAWFGLPELHAPQFQLSAVLVALPAVIALIAENAGHVKAVQEMTGDDLDPYMGRAIAADGIATALSSAVGGAPTTTYAENIGVMAATRVYSTAAYYAAALAAILFGLCPKFGALVAATPEGVLGGITVVLYGMIGLLGAKIWVENRVDFGNPVVLVPLAAGLIAGIGGVRLQFTEAFALEGIALGTFITLAGYHLLYRLAPESMRPRPVGPAAEPAEGAGTVLGTGSDAVRAEDAPEQGAPGDPGPEPGEGAGPGRG
- a CDS encoding FtsX-like permease family protein — its product is MIWISLRTLRDRWPSFAGSLLIIALGVAQISAVGMTLLAAGRDGRDFEGALNLLGMTMVVTTFVSVFVIASTFAYSVAQRRREFALLRSLGAGPVRVRAVLYGEALLIAAAAGAAGCLLGLPLAEGLLRLMYAAGITPGVPEVRYEAAPLAVAVCVGTAVALAGVWGPARRIRRIRPIEALREASVDTGAMTFGRWVLGLGCAGLAAFIGYALVNATGDVVFVLTMGMGMVAVVAAAFLAPVLVPPAAAALSWPASFLPGAGAMLVRENMRTAVRRTASLCAPVLLTVGLSGLLAGSVSLTSAAMARATAEWTSADMVVTATGTGGLSEDVLDRLRSVPGAELAVLDVADADLGAIAAPVAFADPGDLARAIDPPAVQGSLSELREGGLVLDALVAAESGLEVGDSVEVRLPGGAGTGLRVQGVLAEGPWNAMSYAAVPPGSEVAEAAAAAGPEGPGATFLYASAGAGTGPEELRGALEEAVGDADARVDAAGEVEPGRQENDRMVAVLGALVLGMGLFCSCLAIANTLVMSAGDRARDLGALRLAGASPGQVLRVVAAEAAAVVALGALLGWGVVIGVLTLLHRALSAEVAGVPPALPWGPLLGLTAVCAVIALPSAVLPARAVLRRSVSPTGVRE
- a CDS encoding ABC transporter ATP-binding protein; the protein is MLIEYAVRLDAVTRAYGTGEGRVVALDAVSAGFPAGSFTAVMGPSGSGKSTLLHCAAGLERPSSGRVEVAGSDLAALPERRLTLLRRDRIGFVFQSFNLVSSLTAEQNAGLPLRLAGRRPGRAAVRAALADVGLQGRERHRPAQLSGGQQQRVAIARALITGPEVLFADEPTGALDSSSSRTVLRLLRGFAGAGGARPRTVVMVTHDPVAAAYADRVLFLADGRIADAMDAPSAEGVAARLAGLEQDTAAAAPAGGAR
- a CDS encoding GTP-binding protein, which translates into the protein MNESPKLSTKIIVAGGFGVGKTTFVGAISEIPPVRTEAAVSAASAGIDDLSQTPDKTSTTVAMDFGRVSLDTDLVLYLFGTPGQQRFWFMWDDLVRGALGAVILVDVRRLEDSFQAIDYFEKQYRLPFLIAVNDFDQEGGSGYTDQELRDALDLEDGVPIVHCDARRRQSVLDTLVVLVKRAMAVEARQRGQLVT